One window of the Cryptomeria japonica chromosome 7, Sugi_1.0, whole genome shotgun sequence genome contains the following:
- the LOC131044339 gene encoding G-type lectin S-receptor-like serine/threonine-protein kinase At2g19130, whose protein sequence is MPEMSNKESSKILKNTFVKISPTRMYFMFGQISLFDSFTQRVVLDKSGDLAAYYRISGSNWNLIWSIPQDLFLVYNLCRAYRACNRNNLQFCYGLEGFKPRDNRAWFSQDLWLSRCVQCSSSTTNGTTHGFLHKNNIFVAGEKVVSYSQYPTLSTYRAACRENCSCKAFDHTPPIYRMWFGDLFNVCFASISSGGNNQGIVLSISLLASTVFILIPAFLVIMFLQRRRRMLGKGGDMEGELIPASLRTFTYKELRIATNNFKYKLGKGAFGCVFRALLDNTLVAVKKLEGSTQVEKKFHVEISIIGNIQHVHLVRLCGFCTEESQRLLVYEYMPNRSLNSFLFAGSQKLLDWKTRFEITLGNA, encoded by the coding sequence ATGCCAGAGATGTCTAATAAGGAATCTTCTAAAATTCTTAAGAATACCTTTGTAAAGATTTCTCCCACAAGGATGTACTTCATGTTTGGTCAAATATCATTATTTGATAGTTTCACTCAGCGTGTGGTCCTCGACAAGTCTGGAGATCTAGCAGCATACTATAGAATTAGTGGTAGCAATTGGAATCTTATCTGGTCTATACCTCAAGACCTTTTCCTTGTTTATAATCTATGCAGGGCTTATAGAGCATGCAACAGGAACAATCTTCAATTCTGCTACGGTCTCGAAGGCTTCAAACCAAGAGACAATCGCGCCTGGTTTTCACAAGATTTGTGGTTAAGCAGATGTGTTCAATGTAGTAGCTCTACCACCAATGGTACTACTCATGGTTTCTTACATAAGAACAACATATTCGTAGCTGGGGAAAAAGTAGTTTCATATTCCCAATACCCAACTCTATCAACATACAGAGCTGCATGTCGGGAAAATTGCTCCTGCAAAGCCTTTGATCACACTCCTCCCATCTATAGAATGTGGTTTGGGGATCtgttcaatgtttgttttgcatccaTATCCAGTGGAGGCAATAACCAAGGTATTGTCCTTTCAATTTCACTTCTTGCAAGCACTGTTTTCATTCTTATTCCAGCTTTCCTTGTTATAATGTTTCTTCAGAGGAGGCGTAGAATGCTGGGAAAGGGAGGAGATATGGAAGGTGAGCTTATACCTGCTTCACTTAGAACATTCACTTACAAGGAGCTGCGAATTGCAACCAACAATTTCAAATATAAGTTAGGAAAAGGAGCATTTGGCTGTGTCTTTAGAGCTCTCCTAGACAATACCCTTGTAGCAGTTAAAAAATTAGAGGGGTCTACACAGGTAGAAAAGAAGTTTCATGTAGAAATAAGCATAATTGGAAACATACAGCATGTCCATTTGGTTCGGCTTTGTGGGTTTTGCACAGAAGAATCACAAAGGCTGTTGGTTTACGAGTACATGCCCAATAGATCTCTCAATTCCTTTCTATTTGCTGGATCACAAAAGTTGCTGGATTGGAAGACACGATTCGAGATCACTTTGGGCAATGCATGA